In one window of Arachis ipaensis cultivar K30076 chromosome B06, Araip1.1, whole genome shotgun sequence DNA:
- the LOC107645390 gene encoding dirigent protein 21, with protein MAKTLTFFSTLTVLFFLFSSYVTAKQPRFYRSISPTSLGLRKEKLSHLHFYFHDIVSGPKPTAIRVAEAQVTKHSPTLFGAVVMIDDPLTVGPEPTSKLVGKAQGIYASASQNDMGLLMVMNLEFSEGKYNGSTLSLLGRNAVLHTIREMPIVGGSGLFRFAHGYAQAKTHWINITSGDAIVEYNVYVFHY; from the coding sequence ATGGCTAAAACCTTAACCTTCTTCTCCACACTCAccgtcctcttcttcctcttctcgtCCTATGTAACAGCCAAACAACCTCGCTTCTATCGAAGCATCTCTCCCACATCTCTGGGCCTCCGCAAAGAGAAGCTCAGCCACCTCCATTTCTATTTCCACGACATTGTCAGCGGCCCAAAGCCCACCGCCATAAGGGTGGCCGAGGCCCAAGTGACAAAACATTCCCCCACCCTCTTCGGAGCGGTGGTCATGATCGACGACCCCTTGACAGTGGGGCCCGAGCCCACCTCGAAGCTGGTGGGAAAAGCCCAGGGAATCTACGCTTCTGCTTCGCAGAACGACATGGGGTTGCTGATGGTGATGAACTTGGAGTTCTCTGAAGGCAAATACAATGGCAGCACGCTAAGCTTGCTTGGTCGGAACGCGGTGCTTCACACCATCAGGGAGATGCCCATCGTTGGTGGCAGCGGGCTTTTCCGATTCGCCCATGGCTATGCTCAGGCCAAGACTCACTGGATCAATATCACTTCAGGGGACGCCATTGTCGAGTACAATGTCTACGTGTTCCATTATTGA
- the LOC107645391 gene encoding zinc finger protein 8, translating into MDKAERETHDFMNVDSFSQLPFIRPAPPPKEKGIRLFGIEFGDTPPISAAQESESADTTTNENSNNNLENNNNNNNNGESSRRFECHYCCRNFPTSQALGGHQNAHKRERQHAKRQHLQSAMVHGSLAEGHHQVYGFMNYRFGSFGSSPTMAAYPTWNNSSHNNTGVGRFYGTSSSYSSSSSSSHHQQPPINGNPLSVWRIPNGGGGGGSNNPILGRERGFPLLAGEEVNARIGATTRVELSPNNNNGSQNGYVYDSKTSVSDHVSLDLHL; encoded by the coding sequence ATGGACAAAGCTGAGAGAGAGACGCACGACTTCATGAACGTCGACTCTTTCTCTCAGCTTCCCTTCATCCGCCCTGCTCCGCCCCCTAAAGAAAAGGGCATCAGACTCTTCGGCATAGAATTTGGCGACACTCCGCCAATTTCTGCTGCCCAAGAGTCTGAGTCCGCTGACACAACCACTAACGAAAACAGCAACAACAACTTagagaataataacaacaacaacaacaacggcGAGAGTAGCCGGAGGTTCGAATGCCACTACTGCTGTAGAAACTTTCCGACTTCTCAAGCCCTCGGCGGACACCAAAACGCACACAAGAGAGAGAGGCAACACGCGAAACGACAACACCTTCAGTCAGCCATGGTTCACGGTTCCCTCGCCGAAGGCCACCACCAAGTTTACGGATTCATGAACTACAGGTTCGGATCTTTCGGTTCTTCTCCAACAATGGCTGCTTATCCTACATGGAATAACAGTAGCCACAACAACACCGGCGTCGGAAGGTTCTACGGAACCTCGTCatcatattcttcttcttcttcttcttctcatcatcaacaGCCACCCATCAATGGTAACCCCTTGTCCGTGTGGCGAATCCCTaacggtggtggtggtggtggtagtaacAACCCTATCTTGGGGCGCGAACGGGGGTTTCCTTTGCTTGCAGGGGAAGAAGTGAACGCAAGAATAGGAGCAACAACGAGGGTGGAATTAAGtcccaataataataatggttcaCAAAACGGGTATGTTTATGACTCCAAAACAAGCGTTAGTGACCATGTCAGCTTGGATCTTCATCTGTAA